Proteins encoded together in one Fibrobacter sp. window:
- the aroA gene encoding 3-phosphoshikimate 1-carboxyvinyltransferase — protein sequence MEDFQFRPSFIQLPVFTSFEGEVRLPGSKSITNRAFLIAALAKGRTRLHNLLKSDDTRYMGEALQKLGVHIDFSEDFSEAVVEGSGKPISVDGAVDLFLGNAGTAMRSLTAALSLGKGQFALTGEERMSERPIRDLVDALRTLGAKIEYLETEGYPPLRIDASGLEGGEVHVRGNISSQYLTALLVCAPYCKAPLKIHVDGELISEPYIRLTLAVMKRFGVEVSWPAAQPYRFDVPHGEYTSPGDFFVEGDASSASYPLAAAAIAGGKVKVVGVGKCSTQGDAQFAKVLERMGAKITWGDEFIECEGPKGKLKSLGEFNAIEIPDAAMTVAVLALFADAPMTITGIASWRVKETDRIAAMAAELRKVGATVRETMDSITVTPPEVLQSATIETYNDHRMAMCFSLVALGGVPIKILDPACVNKTYPNFFEDFKKLAK from the coding sequence ATGGAAGATTTTCAGTTCCGCCCGTCTTTTATACAGTTACCGGTTTTTACTTCGTTTGAAGGGGAGGTTCGCCTCCCGGGTTCCAAGAGTATTACCAACAGAGCCTTTTTGATTGCCGCCCTCGCGAAGGGCCGGACCCGCCTGCACAACCTGCTCAAGAGCGACGATACGCGCTACATGGGCGAGGCCTTGCAGAAACTCGGCGTTCATATCGATTTTTCGGAAGACTTCTCCGAGGCTGTGGTGGAAGGCAGCGGCAAGCCCATATCGGTGGACGGCGCTGTGGACCTGTTCCTCGGCAACGCGGGTACGGCGATGCGTTCGCTCACGGCCGCGCTTTCGCTCGGGAAGGGCCAGTTTGCGCTTACGGGCGAAGAACGCATGTCGGAACGCCCGATACGCGACCTCGTGGATGCGTTGCGTACGCTTGGCGCGAAGATTGAATACCTCGAGACCGAGGGCTATCCGCCGCTCCGTATCGATGCCTCCGGGCTCGAAGGTGGCGAGGTGCATGTGCGCGGGAACATCTCGAGCCAGTACCTTACGGCGCTTTTGGTTTGCGCTCCGTACTGCAAGGCTCCGCTGAAAATCCACGTGGATGGAGAACTGATTTCCGAGCCGTACATAAGGCTTACGCTTGCCGTGATGAAGCGCTTCGGTGTTGAGGTCTCGTGGCCTGCGGCCCAGCCGTACCGGTTCGACGTGCCGCATGGAGAGTACACCTCTCCCGGCGATTTCTTCGTAGAGGGCGACGCGAGTTCGGCGAGCTATCCGCTTGCCGCAGCGGCCATTGCCGGTGGCAAGGTGAAGGTCGTCGGCGTGGGCAAGTGCAGCACTCAGGGCGATGCGCAATTCGCGAAGGTGCTGGAACGCATGGGCGCGAAGATTACGTGGGGTGACGAGTTTATCGAATGCGAAGGCCCGAAGGGCAAGCTCAAGAGCCTCGGTGAATTCAACGCCATCGAGATTCCCGATGCCGCCATGACGGTCGCGGTACTTGCGCTGTTTGCGGATGCCCCGATGACGATTACCGGTATCGCGAGTTGGCGCGTGAAGGAGACCGACCGCATCGCGGCGATGGCTGCGGAACTGCGCAAGGTGGGCGCGACTGTGCGCGAAACGATGGACAGCATCACGGTGACGCCTCCCGAAGTATTGCAGAGCGCGACAATTGAAACCTACAACGACCACCGCATGGCGATGTGCTTCAGTCTCGTCGCGCTCGGTGGCGTGCCTATCAAAATTTTGGATCCCGCGTGTGTGAACAAGACTTATCCGAACTTTTTTGAGGACTTCAAGAAGCTCGCAAAATGA